A genome region from Nitrospira sp. includes the following:
- a CDS encoding GH3 auxin-responsive promoter family protein — protein sequence MFRWLHDPALSLSLMLTKYRDWNPFIAQTHCPERAQQAVLRDILSRQAGTAFGQTHRFDTLRTYEEFAREVPICTYEDLRFAIEAQEKNRELLLTSDPPVLFSQTSGTTGMPKHIPILKETVDAIRRYQRLFAYAQWQGVPTIYDGSVLVISGHTIEGYLPGGTPFGSMSGLMFDCLPGAIRRKSLLRGGGSTSSDYRQRYLNIAVRALADPTLSVLATPNPSTILKLLAVIRSEFPTLLEMLAGRSQPDVDSLSESCPVSSARLLQLQALVANAGGLDCATLWPNLQAVVTWTGGNCSVLIAGLRALLPPRTRVIEMGYLSSECLGTVNVDVLNNRCVPTLDENCFEFAEVEEEAPGAKPILLHHLQTGRKYAVLVTTRNGLYRYAMNDIIEVTGFFNRTPTIRFLQKGKGVTNITGEKLYEHQVTEAVAQVLNVHGMRSEFFVMLADVEALRYTLCVEHAALPVELERQLEERLSAMNIEFKAKRASGRLQPTRVLQVRPGTGDAYRQHCVSKGQREAQFKLIRLQYVHECTFDFWQYGS from the coding sequence ATGTTCAGATGGCTCCATGATCCCGCCCTGTCGCTGTCCCTGATGCTGACGAAATATCGAGACTGGAATCCTTTTATTGCCCAGACGCATTGTCCGGAGCGGGCTCAGCAGGCGGTGTTGCGGGATATTCTCAGCCGTCAGGCCGGCACGGCTTTCGGGCAGACCCATCGGTTTGACACGTTGCGAACGTATGAAGAGTTTGCTCGTGAAGTTCCGATCTGCACCTATGAAGATTTGCGATTTGCCATCGAGGCCCAGGAGAAAAATCGCGAGCTCCTGTTGACGTCCGACCCGCCGGTTCTGTTTAGCCAAACCAGCGGGACGACCGGCATGCCGAAACATATTCCGATTCTCAAGGAAACCGTGGACGCGATTCGCCGCTATCAGCGCCTGTTTGCGTATGCGCAATGGCAGGGAGTGCCAACCATCTATGACGGAAGTGTGCTGGTGATCAGCGGTCACACCATCGAGGGCTATTTGCCGGGTGGGACTCCATTCGGGTCGATGTCGGGGTTGATGTTCGACTGTCTGCCCGGGGCCATTCGGAGAAAAAGCCTGCTTCGAGGTGGGGGCTCGACTAGCTCGGATTATCGGCAGCGCTATCTCAACATTGCCGTCCGAGCCTTGGCAGATCCTACACTTTCGGTACTGGCCACGCCCAATCCGTCGACGATCTTGAAGTTGTTGGCGGTGATCCGCTCGGAGTTCCCGACATTGCTGGAGATGTTGGCAGGTAGGTCACAGCCGGATGTGGACTCACTTTCCGAGTCCTGCCCGGTCAGTTCCGCGCGATTGTTGCAGCTCCAGGCCCTCGTCGCGAACGCGGGGGGACTGGATTGCGCGACGCTGTGGCCGAATTTGCAGGCCGTGGTGACATGGACGGGTGGAAATTGCTCGGTGTTGATTGCTGGGCTGCGCGCGTTGCTGCCGCCACGGACCAGGGTGATTGAGATGGGGTATCTCTCGAGCGAATGTTTGGGGACGGTGAATGTGGATGTCCTCAACAACCGCTGTGTGCCGACCTTGGATGAGAATTGTTTCGAGTTCGCGGAGGTTGAGGAGGAAGCGCCCGGCGCTAAGCCGATCTTGCTCCATCACCTGCAAACGGGCCGAAAATACGCCGTGCTGGTGACCACCAGGAACGGGCTCTACCGGTATGCGATGAATGACATCATTGAAGTGACGGGGTTTTTCAATCGAACCCCCACGATCCGCTTTCTCCAAAAAGGGAAGGGGGTTACGAATATCACAGGGGAGAAACTCTATGAGCATCAGGTCACTGAGGCGGTGGCGCAGGTTCTGAACGTACATGGGATGCGCTCGGAATTTTTTGTCATGCTGGCCGACGTCGAGGCGCTGCGCTACACGCTGTGCGTGGAACATGCTGCACTGCCGGTTGAGCTGGAGCGGCAGTTAGAAGAACGACTCTCGGCGATGAATATTGAGTTCAAGGCAAAACGGGCCAGCGGGCGACTGCAGCCGACTCGCGTGCTGCAGGTACGCCCGGGTACCGGGGATGCCTATCGGCAGCATTGCGTCAGTAAGGGGCAGCGGGAGGCGCAGTTCAAGCTGATTCGTCTGCAATATGTCCATGAGTGCACGTTCGATTTTTGGCAGTATGGGAGCTGA
- a CDS encoding enolase C-terminal domain-like protein yields MTPLEIPFRQAFTHASATRSKTEAVLVRAASVRGLVGMGEGCPRHYVTGETIAGAQEFFRAHQAEWMTCSSVEDLWDWETAHADLVDRNPAAWCAVETAYLDLLGQEFEQPIEVLLGGTPLSGPFQYSAVLGGETLASFEKQLHQYLAVGCLDFKLKIMGDLSADRERVAALKAAGIPGLRARLDANNHWHRADEACEYIHRLEGAFVALEEPLQVGDYEGCLALSRQCGVPIILDESFVRLGQFSLIRDTPASWIVNIRVSKMGGILRASAVAAQAKSLGIPIVVGAQVGETSILTRAALTVADRYRDILLAQEGAFGTHLLEYDLCDPPLMFGRGGRLAMDRYSTRPGLGLSFAQ; encoded by the coding sequence ATGACACCGTTGGAGATTCCCTTCCGGCAGGCGTTTACGCATGCCTCGGCCACACGGAGCAAAACTGAAGCGGTGTTGGTCCGTGCAGCGTCTGTTCGTGGGTTGGTCGGGATGGGGGAGGGATGCCCTCGGCATTACGTCACCGGAGAAACCATAGCCGGCGCGCAGGAGTTCTTTCGTGCCCATCAAGCTGAATGGATGACATGTTCGTCTGTCGAGGATTTGTGGGATTGGGAAACCGCACACGCGGACCTGGTGGATCGAAACCCGGCGGCCTGGTGCGCCGTTGAGACGGCGTATCTTGATCTGTTGGGGCAAGAGTTTGAACAGCCGATTGAGGTACTGCTCGGCGGTACACCGTTGTCCGGACCGTTTCAATACTCGGCCGTGCTGGGCGGGGAGACGCTCGCCTCGTTCGAGAAGCAGTTGCATCAGTATCTTGCCGTAGGGTGTCTTGATTTCAAATTGAAGATTATGGGCGATCTGTCGGCTGATCGTGAGCGCGTGGCCGCGCTCAAGGCTGCCGGCATACCGGGGCTCCGTGCGCGGCTCGATGCCAACAATCATTGGCATCGCGCGGATGAGGCCTGCGAGTATATTCACCGCTTAGAGGGTGCATTCGTTGCGCTGGAAGAGCCGTTGCAGGTCGGTGATTACGAGGGATGCCTGGCACTGTCTCGGCAATGTGGTGTGCCGATTATTCTGGACGAGAGTTTCGTACGGCTCGGTCAATTCTCGCTGATTCGCGACACGCCTGCCTCGTGGATCGTCAATATTCGCGTCTCGAAAATGGGTGGAATTCTGCGCGCCAGTGCCGTCGCGGCGCAGGCCAAGTCGCTCGGTATTCCGATCGTCGTCGGCGCACAAGTGGGGGAAACCAGCATTCTCACGAGGGCGGCGCTGACCGTTGCGGACCGGTATCGTGACATCCTGCTGGCTCAGGAAGGCGCGTTTGGGACGCACTTGCTCGAGTATGATCTCTGCGACCCGCCGTTGATGTTTGGAAGAGGCGGGCGTCTTGCGATGGACCGCTACTCCACCCGCCCTGGTCTTGGGTTATCGTTTGCGCAGTGA
- a CDS encoding molybdopterin-dependent oxidoreductase: protein MPPRETNYFTENKKFYVVNYSDSPFNVSRDLRQDEWRLTLKGEVKKSLSLGWRDLLNRDNFEQVSTLMCIDTLPGGDSLGNARWRGISLKKLLQDAEVDEDTTRDIVFRGADAYDDSIPLSRAMQDDVMLAFLMNGEKLPKEHGFPLRLLVPGLYGIKNVKWIVEIEAYAGDYRGYWQRKGWTDDATIKTFSRIDSPGHYQTLRGPEQRFRGIAFGGPNSISRVEISLDAGRTWDSCEIETPMSPYSWVIWNYTWRPSKRGKYQVAVRAIDSKGHPQIAELIRPQPAGSSGLHTIIADVESL, encoded by the coding sequence ATGCCCCCCCGCGAGACCAATTACTTCACCGAAAACAAAAAATTCTATGTCGTGAACTACTCTGACTCCCCTTTTAACGTGTCCCGCGACCTTCGACAGGACGAATGGCGGCTCACGCTGAAGGGTGAAGTGAAGAAATCACTCTCCCTGGGCTGGCGGGACCTGTTAAACCGCGACAATTTCGAACAAGTCTCTACCCTGATGTGTATCGATACCTTGCCCGGAGGCGATAGCCTGGGAAACGCACGCTGGCGCGGGATTTCGCTCAAAAAACTCTTGCAGGACGCGGAGGTTGATGAAGACACAACTCGCGATATCGTCTTCCGCGGCGCGGACGCGTACGACGACAGCATTCCCCTCTCACGCGCCATGCAGGACGATGTGATGCTCGCATTTCTCATGAACGGCGAGAAGCTACCGAAAGAGCACGGATTCCCACTACGCTTGTTGGTACCGGGTCTTTATGGCATCAAAAACGTGAAATGGATTGTCGAAATCGAGGCCTATGCAGGGGATTATCGCGGATATTGGCAACGCAAAGGGTGGACCGACGACGCCACGATCAAGACATTTTCACGGATCGATTCCCCCGGACACTACCAGACGCTACGCGGCCCCGAACAACGATTCCGCGGGATCGCCTTCGGCGGGCCGAACTCCATCAGTCGGGTTGAAATCAGCTTGGATGCAGGCAGAACCTGGGATTCTTGCGAAATTGAAACGCCGATGTCGCCCTACTCCTGGGTCATTTGGAACTACACCTGGCGCCCGTCGAAACGTGGCAAATACCAAGTCGCGGTTCGCGCCATCGATAGTAAGGGGCACCCTCAGATTGCCGAACTCATTCGACCACAACCGGCAGGATCGAGCGGACTCCACACGATTATTGCGGATGTGGAAAGCCTGTAA
- a CDS encoding tetratricopeptide repeat protein gives MNHRRCPSLARLLSAFALLFGTGLLWASTVTAQEADAEVLVAEAILNYEAKRYDEAIPLLSKASELAPGHARALYYLGLCHLGRGHAEQSIEPFTKLHLLRPTYPEASYQLGAAYFAVRQYEQAGSLLEEVFRQQPERQNLGYYVGFLRYQRKDYEGTVEALDANRSTDPDIRQLAMFYRGLALGTLGLSEQAQTELSAAQHIQPASPITGASVRIQEALASAHHMADTQRLHAQIAIGGYYDDNVAVNPRKSVDPVAEALRSRSTQSPGFVTSARGDYAWYRNGPIESTITYSYYQTVNTGSGVGAFNIQNHLGGLSGAYRGTIGTVPYELGGQYTYDYMMLDFRGFLSRHSVTLPATIVPPGINIPFIGRVDHLTTLLYRFQEKEFFTEPGNNDPRFGPESRDANNNMLGFMHAFRLHRDRYLLRVGYQHDIELARGSSFSYSGNRLQVGGQASLPWYDMSLRLDYEVHWRAYDQAQTLFADNAGNLSQRRDIEQDLFIQLSKPLPYRLNWAIQYQAVFNQSNIPVYAYNKNVFTTLLTWAY, from the coding sequence ATGAACCATCGCCGTTGTCCATCCCTTGCACGCCTCCTTTCTGCCTTCGCCCTCCTGTTCGGCACGGGATTACTCTGGGCCTCGACCGTCACCGCCCAGGAAGCCGATGCCGAAGTGCTCGTGGCCGAAGCCATCTTGAACTACGAGGCCAAACGCTACGACGAAGCAATTCCGTTGTTGAGCAAAGCCTCCGAGCTTGCTCCCGGTCATGCGCGGGCGCTGTACTATCTTGGGCTATGCCATTTGGGGAGAGGACACGCAGAACAGTCCATCGAACCATTCACAAAACTTCACCTGCTTCGCCCGACCTATCCGGAAGCGTCATACCAACTCGGCGCTGCCTACTTCGCGGTACGACAGTATGAGCAGGCCGGATCGCTGCTCGAAGAAGTCTTTCGCCAACAGCCCGAACGGCAAAATCTCGGATACTACGTCGGTTTTTTACGATACCAGCGCAAAGACTATGAAGGGACGGTCGAAGCGCTCGATGCAAATCGCTCCACCGACCCCGACATCCGACAACTGGCCATGTTTTATAGAGGATTGGCCCTGGGAACGCTTGGGCTGTCTGAGCAAGCCCAAACCGAGTTGAGCGCTGCCCAACATATACAGCCCGCTTCGCCGATCACGGGTGCCTCCGTACGCATCCAGGAAGCCTTGGCCTCCGCGCATCACATGGCTGACACCCAACGACTACATGCGCAAATCGCGATCGGCGGCTACTACGATGACAATGTGGCCGTCAATCCCAGGAAAAGTGTCGACCCCGTAGCGGAAGCGTTGCGGTCACGCTCAACCCAATCGCCGGGATTCGTCACGTCGGCACGCGGCGACTACGCCTGGTACCGCAACGGTCCGATCGAATCGACCATCACCTACTCCTACTACCAAACGGTCAACACCGGCAGCGGCGTGGGAGCCTTCAATATTCAAAACCACCTCGGTGGTTTGTCCGGCGCATACCGTGGGACGATCGGAACCGTGCCCTACGAACTGGGCGGACAATACACCTACGACTACATGATGCTGGACTTCAGAGGGTTTCTCTCTCGACACTCCGTCACACTCCCGGCGACCATAGTGCCGCCCGGAATCAACATCCCGTTTATCGGACGCGTTGATCACCTGACGACACTGCTTTACCGGTTTCAGGAGAAAGAATTTTTTACCGAACCTGGCAACAATGATCCCCGCTTTGGCCCGGAATCACGCGATGCGAACAACAACATGCTCGGATTCATGCATGCATTCCGTCTGCATCGGGATCGATACCTCCTGCGTGTCGGGTACCAGCACGACATTGAATTAGCCAGGGGATCAAGCTTTTCGTATAGCGGCAATCGACTGCAAGTGGGCGGTCAAGCGAGCCTCCCTTGGTACGACATGAGTCTCCGCCTAGACTATGAAGTGCATTGGCGCGCCTATGACCAGGCACAAACCCTCTTCGCCGACAATGCCGGCAACCTGTCACAGCGACGGGACATCGAACAGGATCTGTTTATCCAGCTATCCAAACCGCTCCCCTACCGCCTCAACTGGGCAATCCAATACCAAGCCGTCTTTAACCAATCAAACATCCCTGTCTACGCCTATAATAAAAATGTATTTACCACGCTGCTAACTTGGGCCTACTGA
- the ung gene encoding uracil-DNA glycosylase encodes MLPPIPSGWNPLLMNQLLSRAYLDLESFLDAEVAGGETILPPPQDIFAALHGTSYEQVRVLLLGQDPYHTPGMAHGLCFSVPPHVRPIPPSLRNVYRELRDDVGCRIPNNGCLEPWAKQGILMLNAVLTVRAHAANSHRGRGWEIFTDRIIELVNAKPTRVVFVLWGGEAKKKRALVTNPQHVVIACAHPSPLSARNFFGSRCFSQVNRALTELGLAPIDWQIPDI; translated from the coding sequence ATGTTGCCCCCCATCCCATCGGGCTGGAACCCGTTACTCATGAATCAGCTGCTAAGTCGGGCCTACCTGGATCTCGAATCTTTTCTGGATGCAGAAGTGGCGGGGGGCGAAACCATCCTGCCGCCGCCACAGGATATTTTTGCGGCGCTGCACGGGACGTCGTACGAACAGGTCCGGGTGCTGTTGCTTGGACAAGATCCCTATCATACGCCAGGTATGGCGCACGGACTGTGTTTTTCGGTGCCGCCTCACGTTCGGCCGATCCCACCGTCGCTGAGGAATGTGTATCGTGAACTACGGGACGATGTCGGATGTCGCATTCCGAACAACGGCTGCTTGGAGCCCTGGGCCAAGCAGGGAATTCTCATGCTCAATGCCGTGCTCACGGTTCGCGCCCATGCCGCCAATTCGCATCGGGGGCGTGGATGGGAAATTTTCACCGATCGTATTATCGAGCTTGTGAACGCGAAACCGACCCGAGTGGTATTCGTGCTGTGGGGCGGGGAAGCGAAGAAGAAGCGCGCGCTCGTGACGAACCCGCAGCATGTGGTGATTGCCTGCGCCCATCCTTCGCCGCTATCGGCGAGAAATTTTTTTGGTTCTCGTTGTTTCTCGCAGGTGAATCGAGCCCTCACCGAGCTGGGGCTTGCTCCCATCGACTGGCAGATTCCCGATATCTAG
- a CDS encoding carbonic anhydrase family protein, which yields MRICLGLGLGFCTLLVMGTLWAADGDLAALPSPAPISTAPIAWQYDGDQGPSHWGEIAPTTVSCEKGTQQSPINIRTTPHHQSHDGLLVHYTAAPGHVVASHHTIEVDFQSGESLEVLGRTYTLKDFHFHAPSEHQLNGRSYPMEAHLVHRDESGHLVVLAVLMDLGTESTSLASVWERIPSGKQEEVRDLLINPQDLLPRDLHHYAYDGSLTTPPCTEGVHWIVLKEPISITPGHIERFVSLIGHNARPVQSLNEREIDED from the coding sequence ATGAGGATTTGTCTGGGGTTGGGCCTGGGGTTCTGTACTCTGCTTGTGATGGGTACGTTGTGGGCGGCCGATGGAGATCTGGCAGCACTGCCGTCACCTGCGCCTATTAGCACGGCGCCCATCGCGTGGCAGTATGATGGTGATCAGGGGCCCTCGCACTGGGGAGAAATCGCTCCGACCACGGTGTCCTGTGAAAAGGGCACCCAGCAGTCGCCCATCAATATTCGCACGACGCCCCACCACCAGAGCCATGACGGGCTGTTAGTCCATTACACGGCCGCACCCGGTCACGTCGTCGCTTCTCATCACACCATTGAGGTGGATTTTCAATCAGGCGAGTCGCTTGAGGTCCTTGGGCGCACGTATACACTCAAGGACTTTCACTTCCATGCGCCAAGCGAGCATCAGCTCAACGGCCGCAGCTATCCGATGGAAGCGCATCTTGTGCATCGAGATGAGTCTGGCCATCTGGTTGTTTTGGCGGTGTTAATGGATCTGGGAACGGAATCGACTTCCCTAGCATCCGTCTGGGAACGGATCCCGAGCGGGAAGCAGGAAGAGGTGCGGGATCTGTTGATTAATCCGCAGGATCTGCTGCCGCGAGATTTACACCACTATGCCTATGATGGTTCGCTCACCACGCCGCCCTGCACGGAAGGTGTCCACTGGATTGTGCTGAAGGAACCGATCTCCATTACCCCTGGCCATATTGAACGGTTCGTCTCTCTGATTGGCCACAACGCCCGACCAGTTCAATCCTTAAATGAGCGCGAGATCGACGAAGACTAA
- a CDS encoding helix-hairpin-helix domain-containing protein: MATERSGTSWAVGRNTSLDINSAQISQLKSLTGIGEFYAKKIVAGRPYRHREELLTKEILPEYVYGRIMDRLVASQT; encoded by the coding sequence TTGGCGACTGAGAGAAGTGGGACCTCGTGGGCCGTCGGCCGGAATACTTCACTCGATATCAATAGCGCTCAAATTTCACAGCTCAAGTCGCTCACCGGAATCGGCGAGTTTTATGCGAAGAAGATTGTGGCTGGGCGCCCCTACCGGCATCGGGAGGAGCTGCTGACGAAAGAGATTTTACCTGAATACGTCTATGGCCGGATTATGGATCGATTGGTGGCCAGCCAGACGTAG
- a CDS encoding ABC transporter substrate-binding protein: MIDNSGAAAVALWCGLQAKPWRGLVVMIATTMLMGLTQTTTAWSEQGPTETVKGTVSELLYLLKELKDPSRSEARREEIEQVIRHHVDYEDMAKRSLGASWGQLSHVARREYVGLFVQLLRDALANRMVEYSGERISYLSEQRKHPFAEVKTRLVGEKVDTFIDFRLVSQDGRWLVYDAVMDGGSLVASYHAQFASIIRDASCAQLMERIKAKTLVVKLFEKSGS; this comes from the coding sequence ATGATCGACAACAGTGGGGCAGCAGCGGTGGCACTATGGTGCGGGCTTCAAGCGAAACCTTGGCGAGGTCTGGTCGTTATGATCGCCACTACCATGCTGATGGGGCTCACGCAGACCACGACTGCTTGGTCCGAGCAGGGGCCTACCGAGACCGTGAAGGGGACCGTCTCGGAGTTGCTGTATCTCCTCAAGGAGCTCAAAGACCCGAGTCGCTCCGAGGCGCGGCGTGAGGAAATCGAACAGGTTATTCGGCATCATGTGGATTACGAGGACATGGCCAAACGGTCTCTGGGCGCATCTTGGGGGCAACTGAGCCATGTGGCACGGCGGGAATATGTCGGGCTTTTTGTGCAGTTGCTTCGCGACGCGCTCGCCAACCGGATGGTGGAGTATTCCGGTGAGCGAATCAGTTACCTCTCAGAGCAACGGAAGCACCCCTTCGCGGAAGTCAAAACACGGCTCGTCGGAGAGAAGGTCGACACCTTCATCGACTTCCGGCTGGTCAGTCAGGACGGACGCTGGTTGGTCTACGACGCGGTGATGGACGGAGGAAGTTTGGTTGCCAGCTATCATGCGCAGTTCGCGAGTATTATTCGCGATGCCTCTTGTGCGCAGTTGATGGAGCGCATTAAAGCGAAGACGCTGGTGGTGAAGTTATTCGAGAAGAGCGGGTCGTGA